The following DNA comes from Candidatus Neomarinimicrobiota bacterium.
GTGTGACCCGCGCCTTTTGCGAAAACAATTACAGGAACACTGCTGTTCAAATTCTTGATTACCTCTTTCATTGATGCGAGAGAGATATCAAGAAATTGTTGGGGGTTTAATAGTCCTGCCCACGAATCGAACAACTGAACTAAATCAGCTCCCGCATTTATTTGTAATTTAAGACTCCGGGTTACCGCTTCCGTCAATATTTCCAGCAACTCTTTGAATAAATCAGGTTCCTTGTATATAAAAGTTTTGGCATTGACAAATGATTTTGTGCTCTCTCCCTCAATCATATAAACAGCAAGGGTCCACGGCGAACCGACAAAGCCTATCAACGGTTTGGAATTATCCAACTTCGCTTTTACGCTTCTGATAGATTCCGAAACAAATGACAGTTTATCTTCAAAATCCGAGTTTATTCTCAGTCTTTCAATATTCGGTTCTGCGCGCAGAGGATTCTCAAACAGCGGACCTTTTCCCGGAATATAATCTAACGACATCCCCATCGCTTCGGGAATCAGCAGGATATCCGAATAGATGATTGCGGCGTCTACCCCGAGTAACTCTATCGGTTGAAGAGTAAGTTCCGCTGCTATCTCCGGAGAATGAAACGCTTCAAGCAGAGTTACTTTCCCTCTAATTTCGCGGTATTGAGGAAGATATCTCCCTGCCTGCCTCATGATCCAGACAGG
Coding sequences within:
- a CDS encoding uroporphyrinogen decarboxylase — its product is MQNSLIIDAIKGKPVNRTPVWIMRQAGRYLPQYREIRGKVTLLEAFHSPEIAAELTLQPIELLGVDAAIIYSDILLIPEAMGMSLDYIPGKGPLFENPLRAEPNIERLRINSDFEDKLSFVSESIRSVKAKLDNSKPLIGFVGSPWTLAVYMIEGESTKSFVNAKTFIYKEPDLFKELLEILTEAVTRSLKLQINAGADLVQLFDSWAGLLNPQQFLDISLASMKEVIKNLNSSVPVIVFAKGAGHTVDVLADSGADCLGIDWGTSLSKSRKIVNDRVALQGNLDPVVLLSDPETVRKETIKVLEAYGEGKGHIFNLGHGILPETPVENVKTLIETVKSESPKFHKES